In one window of Fictibacillus phosphorivorans DNA:
- a CDS encoding GntR family transcriptional regulator yields the protein MSIKADHRLLYIKVIEKLKKDIEEGIYKEGEKLPSEFELSKQLGISRATLREALRILEDENVLIRKHGVGTFVRTRALFSSGIEELYSVTDMIERGGKRAGTIFLTSQMTDVTEELLSKFNDSLPEGLMMMERVRTADGEPVVFCKDHMPAHLFPAKGLHDYESFLEMLEKETGRRVMYAVTNIEPIGYHDRVSEILESDERVPLLILKQMHYDQFDEPVLYSCNYFRSDKFMFSVLRKRL from the coding sequence ATGTCAATAAAGGCTGACCATCGCTTGTTATATATAAAAGTGATTGAAAAGTTAAAAAAAGATATTGAAGAAGGTATTTATAAAGAGGGAGAAAAGCTTCCTTCTGAGTTTGAGTTATCAAAACAGCTTGGTATCTCTAGAGCTACATTGCGTGAAGCGCTTCGTATTTTAGAAGATGAAAACGTACTCATTCGTAAACATGGTGTTGGGACTTTTGTAAGAACTCGTGCTTTGTTCTCATCGGGCATTGAAGAACTCTACAGTGTGACCGATATGATAGAAAGAGGCGGTAAGAGAGCTGGTACTATTTTCCTAACATCGCAGATGACAGATGTCACAGAAGAACTACTTAGTAAGTTTAATGATTCATTACCAGAAGGACTCATGATGATGGAGCGGGTACGTACGGCAGATGGTGAACCAGTTGTTTTTTGTAAAGACCATATGCCAGCGCACCTTTTCCCTGCAAAAGGATTGCACGATTATGAATCATTCTTAGAGATGCTGGAAAAGGAAACGGGTAGACGAGTTATGTATGCGGTAACAAACATCGAACCGATCGGATATCACGACAGAGTTTCTGAAATATTGGAAAGCGATGAACGCGTTCCACTCCTCATCTTAAAACAAATGCATTACGATCAATTTGATGAACCTGTACTCTATTCTTGCAACTATTTTAGATCTGATAAGTTTATGTTCTCTGTTTTAAGAAAGCGCTTATAA
- the yfmH gene encoding EF-P 5-aminopentanol modification-associated protein YfmH, giving the protein MGMKTFDQLDETLHYDELPNGLKVYVLEKKGFNKTYATFTTHYGSVDNHFKPLGKDENVKVPDGIAHFLEHKLFEKEHGDVFQDFSKQGASANAFTTFNRTAYLFSTTGDVKKNLTTLIDFVQEPYFTEKTVEKEKGIIGQEIRMYDDNPDWRVYFGLIENMYHHHPVKIDIAGTEKSIAKITKDDLYECYETFYHPSNMILFIVGPVDAKDILNFVKDNQSQKTFKEKEHIERFFDEEPKTVAKTKKVIEMTVQTPKCYMGYKEATPNRKGKELMKHELSVNLLLEMMFGKSSPNYETLYEEGLIDQTFSFDYTEENGFGFSMLGGDTGSPDEFVERISGMVEAFKQQSIDEGSFDRARKKKIGAFLRSLNSPEFIANQFTRYAFNEMDLFDVIPVFESLTVRDVEEVLQNHFKKEAMTVCQVQKKKS; this is encoded by the coding sequence ATGGGAATGAAAACGTTTGATCAATTAGACGAAACGCTGCATTATGATGAACTGCCGAACGGATTAAAGGTATATGTTCTTGAAAAGAAAGGCTTCAATAAGACGTATGCTACGTTTACGACGCATTATGGGTCAGTGGATAATCACTTTAAACCATTAGGGAAAGATGAAAATGTAAAAGTTCCTGATGGGATCGCACATTTTCTGGAGCACAAACTTTTTGAAAAAGAGCATGGAGACGTCTTTCAAGATTTTAGTAAACAAGGGGCGTCTGCTAACGCATTCACGACATTTAACAGAACCGCTTACCTGTTTTCAACAACGGGCGATGTGAAAAAGAACTTGACGACTTTGATCGACTTCGTACAAGAACCATATTTTACAGAAAAGACAGTCGAGAAGGAAAAAGGAATCATCGGTCAAGAGATCAGAATGTACGATGACAACCCAGATTGGCGCGTTTATTTTGGCCTGATCGAAAATATGTATCACCATCATCCAGTAAAGATCGATATCGCTGGAACTGAAAAATCCATCGCTAAGATCACAAAAGATGATCTGTATGAATGTTATGAAACGTTTTATCACCCTAGCAACATGATCCTCTTTATTGTGGGTCCGGTAGATGCTAAAGATATATTAAATTTCGTAAAAGATAATCAATCACAAAAAACGTTTAAAGAAAAAGAACACATCGAACGTTTCTTTGATGAAGAGCCAAAAACGGTTGCAAAAACAAAGAAAGTGATCGAGATGACCGTGCAGACTCCTAAGTGTTATATGGGTTATAAAGAAGCTACCCCTAATCGCAAAGGAAAAGAGTTAATGAAACATGAACTCAGTGTAAATCTTCTTTTGGAGATGATGTTCGGAAAAAGCTCTCCGAATTATGAAACGTTGTATGAAGAAGGATTGATCGATCAGACGTTCTCTTTTGATTACACCGAAGAGAATGGATTTGGATTCAGCATGCTCGGAGGAGATACTGGATCTCCAGATGAATTTGTTGAAAGAATCTCTGGGATGGTTGAAGCCTTTAAACAACAGTCGATCGATGAAGGTTCATTTGATCGGGCTCGTAAAAAGAAGATCGGTGCTTTTTTAAGATCATTGAACTCACCGGAGTTTATTGCAAATCAGTTCACTCGTTATGCGTTTAATGAAATGGACCTCTTTGATGTGATTCCGGTTTTCGAATCACTTACGGTGCGCGATGTTGAGGAAGTCTTACAGAATCACTTTAAAAAAGAAGCGATGACCGTTTGCCAAGTGCAAAAAAAGAAGTCATAA
- a CDS encoding ABC transporter permease, whose translation MSFMDILALIIPAAIVSAAPLIFTALGGVFSERSGVVNIGLEGLMLFGAFTGAVTIYYGEQFGLAGAAPWVSFVVAMIVGALFASIHAVASISLKADQVVSGVAINFLAAGLAIFLTKKIFNAGQTPVISQRISKSDIPFLSDIPVIGKLFFSNAYLTSYLAVFVALIVWYVLYKTPFGLRLRSVGEHPMAADTMGINVKKMRYVGVLLSGALAGLGGAVYVASISGNFTHSTITGQGFMALAAMIFGKWHPLGALGAALFFGLAQAISISGAQIPGLQDIPKVFLLIAPYVLTILALAGLVGRADAPKALGTPYEKGKR comes from the coding sequence ATGAGTTTTATGGATATTCTAGCACTAATCATACCTGCTGCTATCGTTTCAGCCGCTCCCTTAATCTTTACTGCTCTAGGTGGAGTCTTTAGTGAACGTTCAGGAGTTGTAAATATCGGATTAGAAGGCTTAATGCTATTTGGTGCTTTTACAGGGGCCGTAACGATCTATTACGGCGAACAGTTTGGATTAGCTGGTGCAGCTCCATGGGTAAGTTTTGTGGTTGCAATGATCGTTGGAGCACTATTTGCTTCTATTCATGCTGTTGCGAGTATCTCACTGAAAGCAGATCAAGTTGTTAGTGGTGTAGCGATCAACTTTTTGGCTGCTGGACTCGCGATCTTCTTAACGAAGAAAATCTTTAATGCGGGACAAACACCTGTCATCTCACAGCGTATTTCTAAAAGTGATATACCGTTTCTGTCAGATATTCCGGTGATCGGAAAACTATTCTTCTCAAATGCCTATCTGACTTCTTATCTAGCCGTATTCGTTGCTTTAATCGTGTGGTATGTTCTATACAAAACCCCATTTGGTCTTCGCCTTCGGTCAGTAGGTGAACATCCAATGGCTGCAGATACGATGGGAATCAACGTTAAAAAGATGCGTTATGTGGGCGTTTTATTGAGTGGTGCTCTAGCTGGTCTAGGTGGAGCTGTCTATGTGGCTTCTATTTCAGGGAACTTCACGCACTCTACGATCACAGGACAAGGTTTCATGGCTCTAGCTGCGATGATCTTCGGTAAATGGCATCCACTTGGCGCTTTAGGAGCTGCCCTTTTCTTTGGTCTAGCACAAGCGATCAGTATCTCTGGAGCACAGATTCCAGGTCTGCAAGATATCCCGAAAGTATTCTTGCTTATCGCACCATACGTTCTTACGATACTAGCTTTAGCAGGGCTTGTAGGACGTGCGGATGCTCCGAAAGCTCTAGGAACACCTTATGAAAAAGGAAAAAGATAA
- the yfmF gene encoding EF-P 5-aminopentanol modification-associated protein YfmF, with translation MVNHKTTDLHGMTVHTIETKKYKTTSFILQVKEPINEKNVTKRALLAYVLQSGTKDFPSSKELRSALDDLYGATLNADLSKKGENQVISIRMEVANEKFLSNSEPVLDKAFHLLSQVLLAPALEGDVFKEGIVKKEKRSLKQQIESIYDDKMRYANKRLLEEMYDSEPYRLNVYGNGDEVDSISSKELFDYYQEVIKNDKIDLYVIGDISTDEMVDKVSKHFRFSKDRKEDETKAVNAADEKRISEVKEIFEEQDVQQGKLHMGYRTYTTYADDDYFALQVFNGIFGGFSHSKLFMNVREKESLAYYAASRFESHKGAVFVMSGIETANYEKAVKIIKEQHEEMKNGNITDSEFEQTKAMINNQVLETIDHPIGLSEVLYHNVVAGTNRSIEEWMEGIKKVTKDDVVAVAKKVTLDTIFFLKGAGTNGNENV, from the coding sequence ATTGTTAATCATAAAACGACCGATCTCCACGGAATGACTGTACATACGATAGAAACGAAAAAGTATAAGACCACATCGTTTATACTACAGGTTAAAGAACCAATCAATGAAAAGAACGTTACAAAGCGAGCGCTGCTTGCTTATGTGTTACAGAGTGGTACAAAGGATTTTCCTTCTTCAAAAGAGCTGAGAAGTGCTTTGGACGACCTTTATGGAGCTACATTAAATGCTGATCTTTCCAAAAAAGGCGAGAATCAAGTGATCAGTATTCGAATGGAAGTAGCAAATGAGAAATTTTTATCCAATTCAGAACCTGTTCTTGATAAAGCTTTCCATCTTTTATCACAAGTTCTCTTAGCCCCAGCACTTGAAGGGGACGTGTTTAAAGAGGGAATCGTAAAAAAAGAGAAACGCAGTCTGAAACAACAGATCGAATCCATCTATGATGATAAGATGCGTTATGCAAACAAACGACTTTTAGAAGAGATGTACGACTCAGAGCCTTACCGTTTGAATGTGTATGGAAACGGTGATGAAGTAGATTCGATCTCATCTAAAGAACTTTTTGATTATTATCAGGAAGTGATCAAAAACGATAAGATCGATCTTTATGTGATCGGAGATATCTCAACAGATGAGATGGTTGACAAGGTTAGTAAGCATTTCCGTTTTTCAAAAGATAGAAAAGAAGATGAGACTAAAGCAGTGAATGCTGCAGATGAAAAAAGGATCTCAGAAGTTAAGGAAATCTTTGAAGAGCAGGATGTGCAACAAGGAAAGCTACACATGGGTTACCGCACGTATACCACTTATGCAGATGATGATTATTTCGCACTACAAGTGTTTAACGGCATTTTTGGCGGATTTTCTCACTCTAAATTGTTCATGAACGTTCGTGAAAAAGAAAGTTTGGCTTATTATGCAGCTTCTCGATTCGAGAGCCATAAAGGTGCAGTATTTGTCATGAGTGGAATTGAGACTGCCAATTATGAGAAGGCTGTAAAAATTATTAAAGAACAGCATGAAGAAATGAAGAACGGGAATATCACAGACTCTGAATTCGAACAGACGAAGGCGATGATCAATAACCAAGTGTTAGAGACGATCGACCACCCGATCGGTCTATCAGAAGTGCTGTATCACAATGTTGTTGCCGGAACAAATCGTTCCATTGAAGAATGGATGGAAGGCATAAAAAAAGTAACAAAAGATGATGTGGTTGCCGTAGCTAAAAAAGTAACACTTGATACCATTTTCTTCTTGAAGGGAGCTGGCACGAATGGGAATGAAAACGTTTGA
- a CDS encoding DUF3243 domain-containing protein — MSVLDNFGQWKDFLAERLNHAEHEGMNHDTISNLATEIGGYLANHVEPKNEEEKVLADLWKVADENERHAIANMMVKLVQNDGSR; from the coding sequence ATGTCTGTATTAGACAACTTTGGTCAATGGAAAGATTTCTTGGCAGAGCGTTTAAATCACGCGGAACACGAAGGTATGAACCACGATACGATTTCGAACTTAGCAACTGAGATCGGTGGCTACTTAGCGAACCACGTTGAACCAAAAAACGAGGAAGAAAAAGTTCTTGCCGATCTTTGGAAAGTGGCCGATGAAAACGAAAGACACGCCATCGCTAATATGATGGTCAAGCTAGTTCAAAACGACGGAAGCCGCTAA
- a CDS encoding ABC transporter ATP-binding protein: MEYVIDMRNIRKEFPGIVANDNITLQVKKGEIHALLGENGAGKSTLMNVLFGLYEPEQGEIFVKGNKVVNNDPNIANSLGIGMVHQHFMLVDKFTVTENIILGKEPTKGGKVDLQTAAKEVQALSDQYGLRVDPNAKIEDISVGMQQRVEILKTLYRGADILIFDEPTAVLTPQEIVELIQIMKKLVSEGKSIILITHKLKEIMEVCDRCTVIRRGRGVGTVDVSDSNPDSLAAMMVGREVNFKVEKIDADPKEAVLKIKDLVVHDSRKVPAVNGLNLTVHAGEIVGIAGVDGNGQSELLEAITGLHKVHEGSIHLRDKEITNKSPRSVTENGLSHIPQDRHKHGLVLDFSVGENMVLQTYYQKPYSKSGILSFKPIFDKAKKLIEEYDVRTPDAYTPARALSGGNQQKAIIAREVDRDPDFLIAAQPTRGLDVGAIEFIHSKLIEQRDNGKAVLLVSFELDEIINVSDRIAVMYEGKIVAIVNPKETTEQELGLLMAGGKRGTVHAE, translated from the coding sequence ATGGAATATGTAATCGATATGCGCAATATCCGAAAAGAATTCCCTGGAATCGTCGCGAATGATAACATCACGCTTCAAGTTAAAAAAGGGGAGATTCATGCATTACTAGGAGAAAATGGTGCAGGTAAATCAACGTTAATGAACGTGTTGTTCGGTCTTTATGAGCCTGAACAAGGGGAGATCTTCGTAAAAGGAAATAAAGTGGTGAACAATGATCCGAATATTGCCAACTCGCTTGGTATTGGGATGGTTCATCAGCACTTTATGCTCGTTGATAAGTTTACTGTTACCGAAAATATCATTCTTGGAAAAGAGCCTACAAAAGGTGGGAAAGTTGATCTTCAGACAGCGGCTAAAGAAGTACAAGCTCTTTCAGATCAATATGGACTTCGTGTAGATCCTAATGCAAAGATAGAAGATATCTCAGTTGGTATGCAGCAACGTGTAGAAATTTTGAAAACGCTTTATAGAGGAGCGGATATTCTCATTTTTGATGAGCCGACAGCCGTTTTAACTCCTCAAGAAATCGTAGAACTCATTCAGATTATGAAAAAGCTTGTTAGTGAAGGAAAGTCTATCATCCTCATCACTCATAAATTAAAAGAGATCATGGAAGTCTGTGATCGCTGTACGGTAATACGAAGAGGTAGAGGCGTTGGTACGGTAGATGTTAGCGATTCTAACCCTGATTCACTAGCGGCGATGATGGTTGGCCGTGAAGTAAACTTTAAAGTTGAAAAAATAGATGCGGATCCTAAAGAAGCTGTATTGAAGATCAAAGATCTTGTCGTTCATGATAGCAGAAAAGTACCTGCGGTAAACGGCTTGAACTTGACTGTTCATGCTGGAGAGATCGTTGGAATCGCAGGAGTTGACGGAAACGGTCAATCTGAACTATTAGAGGCGATCACGGGTCTTCATAAAGTACACGAAGGATCGATACATCTGCGAGATAAAGAGATTACGAATAAGTCTCCTAGAAGTGTAACAGAGAACGGTTTGAGCCATATACCGCAAGATAGACATAAACACGGACTTGTATTGGATTTTTCAGTAGGAGAGAACATGGTTCTTCAAACCTATTATCAAAAGCCATATTCTAAATCTGGCATCTTGAGCTTTAAGCCGATTTTTGATAAAGCTAAAAAGTTGATCGAGGAGTACGATGTTCGTACACCAGATGCCTATACACCAGCACGTGCACTATCTGGTGGAAATCAGCAAAAAGCGATCATCGCTAGAGAAGTGGACAGAGATCCCGACTTTTTGATCGCAGCTCAGCCAACTCGAGGTCTAGATGTTGGAGCGATTGAGTTCATCCACTCTAAACTGATCGAGCAAAGAGATAATGGTAAGGCTGTACTGCTCGTTTCTTTTGAGTTGGATGAGATCATAAACGTTAGTGACCGAATCGCAGTCATGTATGAAGGAAAGATCGTTGCGATCGTAAACCCAAAAGAAACAACAGAACAAGAACTGGGTCTATTGATGGCTGGAGGAAAGAGAGGTACCGTTCATGCAGAATAA
- a CDS encoding BMP family lipoprotein, whose protein sequence is MKKKLGLMVTAMLTAGTILAGCGSSDDGKSSGGGEKKDFKVAMVTDTGGVDDKSFNQSAWEGLTKFGKDNSLEESKGYKYLQSTAQSDYKPNLNSLIRQKYDVVFGIGFLMGTDVETVAKQQPDAKLAIVDMVVKGDNVANITFSEHEGSFLVGLVAGMQSKTNKVGFVGGVNSELIKKFENGFKAGVLTANPKAEVMVQYAEDFNKAEKGQQIANTFYQQGADVIYHAAGGTGMGVFTEAKNRKKNGENVWVIGVDRDQHEEGMPENVTLTSMVKRVDQAVYEVSEQAMNGKFPGGKIVEFGLKEDGVGIAPTQENVEEKSLQSVEDFKKKIIAGEVKVPKTDAEFEEFKKSLK, encoded by the coding sequence TTGAAAAAGAAATTAGGATTAATGGTAACTGCAATGTTAACGGCCGGTACGATTCTTGCCGGATGTGGATCTTCTGATGACGGGAAGTCTTCTGGCGGAGGAGAGAAAAAAGACTTTAAAGTAGCGATGGTAACAGACACTGGCGGTGTAGACGATAAGTCTTTCAACCAGTCAGCATGGGAAGGTCTGACTAAGTTTGGAAAAGATAATAGTTTAGAAGAAAGCAAAGGGTACAAATACTTGCAATCTACTGCACAAAGTGATTACAAGCCGAACTTAAACTCACTGATTCGTCAAAAGTACGATGTAGTATTTGGAATTGGGTTCTTAATGGGAACTGACGTAGAAACAGTAGCGAAGCAACAGCCTGATGCAAAACTTGCAATCGTTGATATGGTTGTTAAAGGTGATAACGTAGCGAACATTACGTTCTCTGAGCATGAAGGTTCATTCTTAGTAGGTCTAGTAGCTGGTATGCAATCTAAAACGAACAAAGTAGGATTCGTTGGTGGTGTTAACAGTGAACTGATCAAGAAGTTTGAAAACGGGTTTAAAGCTGGAGTATTAACAGCGAACCCTAAAGCTGAAGTAATGGTTCAATATGCAGAAGACTTCAACAAAGCTGAAAAAGGACAACAGATCGCGAACACGTTCTATCAACAAGGAGCTGACGTAATCTATCATGCTGCTGGTGGAACAGGTATGGGTGTGTTCACTGAAGCTAAGAACCGTAAGAAGAACGGCGAGAATGTTTGGGTAATCGGAGTAGACCGTGACCAACATGAAGAAGGAATGCCTGAGAACGTAACACTTACTTCAATGGTAAAACGTGTAGACCAAGCGGTATACGAAGTTTCTGAGCAAGCGATGAACGGTAAGTTCCCAGGTGGGAAAATTGTAGAGTTCGGTCTTAAAGAAGATGGAGTAGGTATCGCTCCAACTCAAGAGAACGTTGAAGAGAAGTCACTTCAATCTGTTGAAGATTTCAAAAAGAAAATCATCGCTGGCGAAGTGAAAGTTCCTAAGACAGACGCTGAATTTGAAGAGTTCAAGAAGAGCTTAAAATAA
- a CDS encoding DUF3388 domain-containing protein, with protein MGEQEWYLEYEIHKNRPGLLGDISSLLGMLGINIVTINGVDNERRGMLLIIDNEEKINRLQSILDSMDNITVTKFRKPKLRDRLAVRHGRYIERDADDKKTFRFIRDELGILVDFLAELYKVEGHKLIGVRGMPRVGKTESIVASSVCANKRWVFISSTLLRQTVRSMLADDEYDSDHVFIIDGAVSARNMNDKHWQLIREIMRLPAAKVVEHPDLFVQQTEYTLDDFDYIIELKSHRDEEITYEALKQDQTGFGNLE; from the coding sequence ATGGGAGAGCAAGAATGGTATTTAGAGTATGAGATACATAAAAACCGGCCGGGTCTCCTAGGGGATATATCTTCCTTGTTGGGTATGCTTGGTATTAATATCGTCACGATTAACGGTGTTGATAATGAGCGGCGTGGAATGCTTCTGATCATTGATAACGAAGAAAAGATCAACCGGCTTCAATCGATCTTAGATTCAATGGACAACATTACAGTAACCAAGTTTCGAAAACCGAAGCTTCGTGATCGTCTAGCTGTTAGACACGGCAGATATATTGAACGCGATGCGGATGATAAGAAAACGTTTCGTTTTATAAGAGATGAACTTGGTATATTAGTTGACTTTTTAGCTGAATTATATAAAGTTGAAGGACATAAATTAATCGGCGTTAGAGGCATGCCGCGTGTTGGAAAGACGGAAAGTATCGTAGCATCCAGTGTTTGTGCGAATAAACGTTGGGTCTTTATTTCATCCACGTTGTTGCGTCAGACCGTTAGAAGCATGCTTGCGGATGACGAATACGATTCTGACCACGTTTTTATTATTGATGGTGCCGTTTCAGCTCGTAATATGAACGATAAACATTGGCAGCTCATACGAGAGATCATGAGGCTTCCTGCAGCGAAAGTTGTGGAACATCCTGATCTTTTTGTTCAGCAAACGGAATATACACTTGATGATTTTGACTATATTATCGAGCTAAAGAGTCATCGTGATGAAGAAATTACATATGAAGCTCTGAAACAAGATCAAACAGGATTCGGAAATTTAGAATGA
- the ymfI gene encoding elongation factor P 5-aminopentanone reductase produces the protein MKNALVTGASGAIGSEISHMLASKGFRLFLHYNSNLKAAVSLQNELKEKYGVPVSIVCADLSIAGGSTVLWNQIQETLDVFVYNSGSAHFGLLTDFTEESITETMQLNLLSAISLSKAIVPNMIQKKSGKIIMISSVWGEVGAACETVYSAAKGGMNTFVKALSKELAPSHIQVNGISPGVISTPMMDQFTDEEKRSLSEDIPAGRFGEPSEVAHAVEFLMSEKADYISGHILSINGSWFT, from the coding sequence GTGAAAAATGCACTTGTCACAGGAGCATCCGGAGCGATCGGAAGCGAGATCAGTCATATGTTAGCATCAAAAGGTTTTCGGTTGTTTCTTCATTACAACAGTAATCTAAAAGCTGCAGTATCACTTCAGAACGAACTGAAGGAAAAATATGGAGTACCTGTTTCCATTGTATGTGCTGACCTGTCTATTGCAGGAGGATCAACCGTTCTATGGAATCAAATTCAGGAAACCCTAGATGTGTTCGTCTATAACTCTGGTTCTGCTCATTTTGGCCTTCTCACGGATTTTACTGAAGAATCAATAACGGAGACGATGCAGTTGAATCTTTTAAGTGCGATCTCACTATCGAAGGCGATCGTGCCTAACATGATTCAAAAAAAATCTGGAAAGATCATCATGATCTCTTCTGTTTGGGGAGAAGTAGGGGCTGCATGTGAAACGGTCTATTCTGCAGCAAAAGGTGGAATGAATACGTTCGTTAAAGCACTCTCAAAAGAATTAGCTCCGAGTCATATTCAAGTGAACGGTATCTCTCCCGGAGTCATATCCACTCCTATGATGGACCAATTTACTGATGAGGAGAAACGTTCGTTGTCTGAGGATATTCCTGCTGGTCGGTTTGGAGAACCTTCGGAAGTTGCTCATGCTGTTGAATTTTTGATGAGTGAAAAAGCAGATTATATCTCTGGTCACATCCTTTCGATAAACGGATCGTGGTTTACTTAA
- a CDS encoding helix-turn-helix domain-containing protein, with protein sequence MTELGKLLKEKREEKGMSLEELQTATKIQKRYLVAIEEGKYEVLPGSFYARAFIKNYCEAVGLHYETIFDEYAHEIPKSAKEPTTEFEPRSKRERSGVSDDHSLLKRLVPIILIGVLIVVILFVVWKLLPDGNDQAKSGNDAPGVLLDADENKPQKKDAPKKEKEDAAEDKDEKSDAPKEEEKKQTLTKLETIGKVTTYDLKDTDELVVELSAQGPSYVGIQDETKKSYFDNQMKKGQTETFDLSSAKEVTLNIGASHVTSIKINGEAFTYPVPATELIHQKIVIRKAQQ encoded by the coding sequence TTGACAGAACTCGGTAAGTTATTAAAAGAAAAACGTGAAGAAAAAGGAATGTCACTTGAAGAACTTCAAACAGCGACGAAGATTCAAAAAAGATATCTGGTAGCCATTGAAGAAGGAAAGTATGAAGTACTTCCTGGATCGTTTTATGCTAGAGCGTTCATTAAAAATTATTGTGAAGCTGTAGGGTTGCATTATGAGACCATCTTTGATGAATATGCTCATGAGATACCTAAATCGGCAAAAGAACCAACTACAGAGTTTGAACCGCGTTCAAAAAGAGAGCGATCAGGTGTATCCGATGATCATTCCCTTTTAAAGAGGTTGGTACCGATCATACTTATTGGAGTTTTGATCGTAGTCATTCTCTTTGTCGTATGGAAGCTCCTTCCTGACGGAAATGATCAAGCGAAAAGCGGCAATGATGCACCAGGTGTTCTATTGGATGCTGATGAAAACAAGCCGCAGAAAAAAGATGCACCAAAGAAAGAAAAAGAAGATGCAGCTGAAGATAAGGATGAAAAATCTGACGCTCCAAAAGAAGAAGAGAAAAAACAAACGTTAACAAAACTTGAAACCATCGGAAAAGTAACAACTTATGATCTGAAAGATACGGATGAATTAGTTGTGGAACTTAGTGCACAAGGTCCTAGTTACGTAGGGATTCAAGATGAGACTAAGAAAAGCTATTTTGATAATCAGATGAAAAAGGGTCAAACGGAAACTTTCGACCTTTCTTCTGCTAAAGAGGTAACACTAAATATTGGCGCGTCTCATGTAACTTCTATTAAAATAAATGGGGAAGCCTTCACATACCCTGTTCCAGCAACTGAACTGATCCATCAGAAAATCGTGATTCGTAAGGCTCAACAATAG
- a CDS encoding ABC transporter permease produces MQNNTNKMKFLVPLISVFLGLLIGGIIMLISGYPPIEAYAALFEGIFGGSYYMGETIRQMSPLILSGLAVAFAFRTGLFNIGVEGQLLVGWLAAVYVGIFVDAPAIIHIPLAILAAGVAGALWGSVPGILKARFKVHEVITTIMMNYIALYSTNEIIRNFMLAPGERTENVKESASLASPFLQELTDNSTLHYGIIVAIVAAVIMWFLLWRTTLGYELRAVGFNQHASQYAGINVSKNIVLSMAISGAFAGIAGSMEGLGTYQYMTINAGFTGVGFDGIAVALLGANSAIGVILGAALFGGLKIGALNMQAMAGVPTELVGIVIALIIFFVACSYLVHWLMNRVNRGGKI; encoded by the coding sequence ATGCAGAATAATACAAACAAAATGAAATTTTTAGTGCCTCTTATCTCCGTATTTTTAGGACTGCTTATCGGCGGCATTATCATGCTGATCAGCGGATATCCACCGATTGAAGCATATGCTGCTCTATTCGAAGGGATTTTTGGTGGATCCTATTATATGGGTGAAACGATCAGACAGATGTCACCTCTTATTCTTTCAGGTTTGGCTGTAGCATTTGCTTTTAGAACAGGTTTATTTAATATCGGTGTCGAAGGACAGCTTTTAGTCGGTTGGCTAGCAGCTGTTTATGTGGGGATTTTTGTTGATGCCCCGGCGATCATTCATATTCCTCTAGCCATTCTAGCAGCTGGAGTCGCTGGTGCACTATGGGGCTCTGTTCCTGGTATCTTAAAAGCACGTTTCAAAGTTCACGAAGTAATTACGACGATCATGATGAACTATATCGCACTTTATAGTACGAATGAAATTATCCGTAATTTCATGCTTGCACCAGGTGAGCGAACAGAGAATGTAAAAGAATCAGCTTCTCTTGCTTCACCGTTTTTGCAAGAGCTTACAGACAATTCTACGCTTCACTATGGAATTATCGTAGCAATCGTTGCAGCAGTAATCATGTGGTTCTTATTATGGAGAACAACACTGGGTTATGAGCTTCGTGCTGTAGGGTTCAACCAGCATGCATCTCAGTACGCTGGAATCAACGTTTCAAAAAACATCGTCCTTTCTATGGCGATCTCAGGAGCATTTGCAGGGATTGCAGGAAGTATGGAAGGTCTAGGTACGTATCAATATATGACGATCAATGCCGGATTTACCGGAGTAGGATTTGATGGGATCGCTGTTGCACTTCTAGGTGCTAACAGTGCGATCGGTGTTATTTTAGGTGCTGCATTGTTTGGCGGACTAAAGATTGGTGCACTGAATATGCAAGCTATGGCTGGAGTTCCGACAGAACTTGTTGGAATCGTTATTGCTTTAATCATCTTCTTTGTTGCGTGCAGCTATCTTGTTCATTGGTTGATGAACCGTGTGAACAGAGGAGGTAAGATCTGA